AGTATTTCTGCACATAAGTGGCACAAGTTTGGCCATGTAAAATTGGTCCAATCCGTATATTTAgctacaaaaaataaatattcaaagtttctgCAATTGATcactttaaatttttccaattttcagaGTATTGGACTCTTCAATCAAAATAAACCTGCCTTCAATATGCCTGCATCCACAGCTAGTACCGGCTTTGGCGGATTTGGACAAAATACTGCGACAAATACTAGTGGGGGTTTATTTGGTGTAAAACCAACTGGTACAACAGCCTTTGGCACTGCGCCTTCATTTGGTGCTACTCCTGCTCCAGCTTTTGGAACTGGTACAGGTTTTGGTCCAACACAAAATACAGGAACATCATTATTTAACTCATCCTTCAAACCTGCAGGACAACCTGGATTCTCATTTGGTGCTACGCCTTCGACATCTACTGGACTTGGTAAGCAAGTTTAATTTCAAGTTTATATCCGAGTCTAGGAATGGGCCAAAAAGACTACTAAAGACTCATTTGCTCGCTGgcattcaaaaaaatatgtctcacattcaattcaatttatgaTGATGTTGCATAGGAGTCAGTTCTGGTCTGAATCTTGGTACTGGGTCTTTACTCTTCGGACAACCAAAACCTGGCGGTCTCTTTAGTACTCCAGGAACCAATACAAACTTCAACACTACTAGCAACTTTGGACTAGGGAGTAATTTTGGAGCGAACAACAATACTATGGGGTCTGGATTGGGGATGATGGGAGGAGggtttgtacaatttttaccTAATTCACGGTACACTTCCTTTCGTAACTATGATCTATTCGAAATAACAATGTTGATGACAAAATAAACTGAGTTTTATAGtattagttttttatttaaaactcTTGATTAGCATGAAGACTGAGAAAAAAGATggcttttttttcagaatgggCGTCAATCCAGCACAACAAAATTCTGGAGCTAATCAAGTCCATCAACAAATATTAGCATTGGTCTCAGCACCATTTGGCGATTCGCCGTTACTCAAAAACTTACTACCGGTATGAAATAAGTACTTTTTGCTCCAgtgcaaatgaattttttcaaattcagtgTGGAAAATAACatctttttattatcattttccaGGCCTCGGGTAAAACAGAAGACCTTTTAAAGCCGACAAATGCAACCACTCGAGCTTTGAACAGTCCACAGTATAAGATAACTACTAACAATAGTTCCCCTAAAGTAAAGGCAAGAGCTGTAACGAACGCTCAACTCTCTAAGGTGAGAACATGAGTtacttttatataatttaacataatatAGAACCAAATTTATTACCGATCTCGtgaatatatttgaaacttgATTATTTACTACAAAACTTATTGTTCTTTGTACTACCATGTTATTAGAAATCACTATTCGAAGGcttagaagaagaagatccAGCATTACAAGAAGCTTTTCAACCTCGAGCTAATGCAAAACGGCTTGTATTGCGTCCAAAACGTATAAGTACTGCCGACACGCAATCGCCAGATCGAGTTATAACTTCGCCCACCGTTACAGACTCAGTAAGGGTGAAGAGAGATGCGTTAGAAAGTGGGAGTAAAGAAAATCATCAGCAAGATGATATTCGGCGTCCTGATGACAGAAGATCTTCTACATCATGGTGGGTGAACCGAATAACACATTGCGTAATATAATCTATAAATAGATATCTTTGGTTGCTATACGTCCCGTAAAGATTGCTCTAAAATAGTTTCCAATAATTTTGTACGACTCTTATGTTACTCTCAACTTCATTTGACCCCCCTTCATCATCCAATATTTTCttcgtctcagaatcagtAAAATACATCACCAGAGAAAACAACTATGTCTATGAATGGTTCCTATTAAGATTCCTAATAACCTCTGTTACATTATATCGTTGTAGGTTGAAATCAAGTTTACAAAGGCCGTCAAAATTACCAGAAGATGAATTTGAAGGACAGCCAATGCTATTCCGAGGATCAGATATCCTAGAAGAAGGTCTTGATAACACTGTTGCAGAGTTGAGGCCTCAAAACAAACCTCAAAGCTTACCTCAATCACCAAGGTTACTTTCAGCTGGCGACTCAGCTGTAAATTCTCCATCCAACATCGACAGGAGCACATTGAACTCTTCGAACAGCTCCGGTATGCACAAAGTCATTTCGTAACTTGATACATTCAGGTGAGTGCCCTTTTCGGCTTGTGTAAATTTATTCCGTTTTTCTATATTGCTGCAGATACAAGTGATGAACAAGATGAAACTGCAGCCATTTCCCAAACAGAGCAGGAACCAAATGCAGCTTGCATTACATTGCGGCGTGCTGGTTATTATACAATCCCACCACTTGACAAACTTGAAGAATATGTTTGCGGAGATACTTGTGTCGTGCCTAATTTCACAGTGGGTCGTAAAGGATACGGCAATGTCTATTTCCCAGACCTGATTGACATTTACGGCCTAAATCTAGATGAAATCGGTGAGTTCAGACAGGTTCTCACTcactttatttgttttatccTGGTCTAtggagtaataataatagggTTTTACACATTCAAGTTCACTTTCGAAACAAGGAAGTTATTATTTACCCTGACGATGATCAGAAGCCACCTATGGGCCAAGGATTGAATCGTAGAGCACAAGTAACCCTCGATCGTGTCTGGCCACACGATAAGACTCTTCATGAACCTATAACCGACCCTGAACGTTTATTGGCTATGAATTACGAAGGAAAACTTCGCAGAGTTTCAGCAAAACACGATACCAGATTTCTAGAATATCGTCCAGAAACTGGGTCATGGGTTTTTAAGGTAATGCACAAATTGGAAAatctatattaaaaaattttatgatattaaacaaaaattattctttttcatattataaaatttttctggaaCATGGCATAAGTTGTGAGAATTGAgttacatgtaaaaaaaaacgaagtaatTTATTCTAGTTGAGCACAATGTTACTTCATTGCTTTAGGTCGATCACTTCTCGAAATATGGGCTCAGTGATTCCgatgaagaagatgaagatatTCCCGCAAATGCTGATCTTAAGAAGCTTAAAGCTATCACGAAACCAAAAGTAAATGCAACAGGACCAGTCGATAAGCAACTAGTTCCTCCAGTAACCGATGCAAGACTACAAAAAAAGGTtcgttgattgaatttttgaaccttgaattgaatttaaacaaaatttattttacagtaCAGCTTCCTTAAACTCACGAGTCAGGAGGCTCAAGATTCGACCCTGAGTTTTCAATCAGATACTCTAAATGATACTGACCTgacaatgaatgaattttattcgaGTGAGTTAATGAAATCGTTATTCGTCATTGACAAATAAGGtactattttaaaaatattaccgTTTGGTATTTGTCTACAGATGATCAGGAGAAGGATCGATCATTAGCACTCAGTCCATCTGCCATTTTTGCACACGTCAGAGGAACAGATAGCCACAAACTTCAATTAATGAAGGCCAGTTTTTTTGATACAGATGACGAAGATATTGATGATGGTATGCATGCTAGAgacgaataatatttttttttaattctgaatCATGAGAATAATACTGCATTTTGTAAATCTTAATGAAATAATCTATACGTAGATAATACTAATTTTGTATATGCaatagaaataaatagaaaaatatcatgGAATAATGCCAAAAATCCACTCCTTTCTAGTATAAACCATAAAAtacttcaaatttaaaacagtggtatttaatatttttttcacacaatgaAATACGGCCCAATCGATTTATTACCTATTGATTTTTTAGGCACCTACAAGGCCCAATTAAACTTCCCTGCAAAAAgttcaacaaaaataattccaagCACAGAAACCATGGAGGCGATGGAAGATGATCAAATGGTTCCTTCCGGCCACATACCTACATTAAGATCGAATTTCACTATGCAGCAAGACAATTCATTTCTGGCTAAAGAGCCTCGAATTGCGAAAGGTCCGTATTGAATTAAACCATGTGCAGTAAGTCATTGGAACAGTAAATCGATTTTCCTTCAATGTCCACAACATGGTTTCACTGTTTAGACAATACTAATGTGCAATTGATATcaacagacaaaaaacttgCAGAGGTAACTGACATTTCTCATGTAAAAACTTCAGGACTAATAATGCAAGCTTTCCCTCCTCCCATTGTGAAGCCAGTCACAGTTGTCCTTCAATTCTCTTCAGAAGTTTTACCACTCAAGGAATCTtttgttggaaaattaaaTGCTCGTTGTGTAGCTGATGCTGGTGAGTacttacaaaattattaaatttcaaatccagTCGTAATCGAATGCGCTTTTTGGCGTGTAATTGTGTTGAACAATTATATTCGATGCAGTTAATTCATCCAAAAACTTGGATGTTTCCCGAAATTATTTCTTGCTCTTTAATTATTGCTGTCATTTGCTCTGAAAATCGTGTGTCATTTTTTGTGCTAGGTATCCAAATGGGTCGTTCTTTTCGGGTAGGCTGGGGACCCGATTTGACACTAGTTTCTCTAAGTACACAAAAACAGGCTGCAATTGTTCCACTACATGGTAAATTTAGTGATCTTGGATCCTACGTGTCAGGCCGTTTATTTAATGATACAACGTCAAGCATCGTACAAAGATTGCAGATTGTCGGAGGTGGCGGCTGTGATGCGGAACACATTGAAACTTTCAAGGTATTCTATAAATCTATTAATCAACAATTGGATAAATTAACAACTCTGTGATACAACAAACCGAATAGATtgtatcagaaaaattttaacattagATTACGCCTGCGGTAATGTACACTTCATTGATAATGTATAATTTCGAATCAGGAAAGTATAGTTGGACACCTTCGTATACAACTGAACCATTGTATTCTTGGTCATGAGGGAGATTGCCCAGTAGTAGGTGCTGGTGCAGGACCAGCAACGTTGCATGCTCATTGCAGTCTTGCTCAAGAATTGGCTGATTTGCCAAATTCAGATCCTTTGGCATCTTACACAAGTCATGTGTGGAATCTGGGTGTGGCACTTTGGGGAAATTTGCCAGATATACAATCAGAAAGTGGTAAGTCCTCATAGTGTTTGATACATTTTCTGACATATTTTCAGAGCTTAAACCATTGTAAACATGTTTATTTAAGAAGCATATTTATACACAGATGAAACGAAACACCAGAATGTGATGGTGAGGCGAGAAGCACTCAGTGAATGGCTAGAGAATGTGATAACGGAAACAGTACTAAAAGAAACACCAGAAGACGATCCATTTGATAAAACAATCCTGTCACTGCTTTCAGGTAAATTTCATTGATACTAGTCAACATATGTCATTTCTACTAAATGCTAACTACATTTATGGTACTAGCTATTGTgcattttcatattctttcGCAGTACGAATTTTTATGTGAAATTATAACGAATGATTGATATCCCTTTGCAATAGCACACAAACTCGAAGATGCTTGTAAAATCGCACGAGAAGTGGGTGATCACTGTTTGGCACTTCTGATGGCCCAACTTGGAGGGCCACCGAGTGTAAGAGAACTGATCAAGCAACAACTAGCTATGTGGCAATACACTGAAGTCGATACAGAGCTTTCGCCCGATAAACTGAAGCTATTCATGCTTGTAGCTGGAGAACCTcttatttctgtaaaaaatggATATGTCAATGCTTGCGAAGATCTAGGATGGAAGCAAGCATTAGGCTTTCATTTGTGGTAATAGTCTACAGCAATTACTCTTtgacttttctatttttaatggATAGATGCGTAACACTACtgtttataaattcaattcaattgtaACTGGcagtataaaattcaaaagtatAATCGAATGATGACTTCATGTGCTTAGGTACGTGTGTCCTCCTACTGCATCTGTCACCGACGCAGTGAGTCTTTATGAATCTGCTTTTGATGCATCTGAAACTGAGTCTTATGCTTCGGCGCCAAGCCCAGAGTACCAAGAGGAGGATTACGAGGCTGAAATAAGTAGTGGAAAAAAAGTGCGAGACCTGTGCTTCCACTTACTAAAATTGTACTGCTCCGGTAACCATCCGCTTGAAAAGATACTGAATCCGTTAACTCACACGGCAGATCCACTAGATTACAGACTAAGGTAAGCTTGAACACTTAGCACATTTCACTTTCCAAACTGTATTTGGACTAGTATTGACTAATGAACCATAATTTCCAATTAGCAATTACGGGAGAAATCTCTATTCACAGCTAATATAGCTACTAATGTCACGAATGTCACTAgcatttgtataaaaaaatatttgcaatccGTTACTCATCAAATGAGCTTATCATAAGTACTCGAAATTTAGTAACCCTTTGAGTCTGGAAAGTCATGAAAGAAATCGTCTATACTGTATAACTGATAGCGCTTTCGAGTTTTTAGCTATTTAATCCAACTGAACAGTGGTACTTTACTCGTATCTTTCTTGATGCAAATCCATCTGTATTATTCACGTACTTATATTATTGAAATTGTATGTATTCTAAACAACCAACCAAATAGGAATTCATGATTGActggaaaaaatgataaaataatgacTCAGGTTTACTTTTTCtgaatcaaaaaatgacaactATGTTGATTCATCATAAGTATTTACAAATTAATCAATGTACATTTCAGCTGGTTGATACAACAAGTACTTGTCGCGCTTGGTTATTCTCATTTATCTTTGCACGTTGCTGCATTAACACACATTAACTTTGCTGCCCAATTGGAAACGTATGGGCTTTGGCATTGGGCTATATTCGTTGTGCTACACCTGGAGGATACGGGCAGACGGCGATCAGCAATAGTTGATCTTCTATCACGTCACGTTGAACTGGATGAAAGGCCAGATTACATGAAACGAGAAGAATTCTTGAGAGAGGAGCTTGGCATACCTTCAATGTGGATTAACAAAGCTAAAGCCATAAAAGCTCGAGCAATGAAACGGTAATAACCAACGATCTCATGAAAGAGCAAGTGGTCTGTATGACTAACAAAGTAATAATTTCAACCTTTTTACAGATATGGCGAAGCTGCTTGGTATCTTATTCATGGTGAACAATGGAATGATGCTCATGAACTTATAATAGAACACCTAGCTGCTGATGCAATAATAAATGGTAGGTGTCTGTACGAATGGTACATACTATGACTATTCATGACAACATCTCATCAAAAAAGTATCAGCCTCAAGGTGCATCCCTAAATTATCATGCCACTGGAAGTGTGAATAATCCAGTTTCTTTTTTAGTACTGATACGTTGTTTTTAATAGATGAGTATTCGATCACATATACTTCCAACTTTTATGTCTATTGATAGAAGTAACTCCATTATATTACAGAAAACCTGGAATATTTGAATTCGTTGTTAAGCCCGTTAGTACCAACTGAATGCAGCAGTACGATAAATGGATGGGCACACCGTGGTCAACTACTTTGGGATTATATGTTAATCAATGAAGAAATCGAAGCATTGCTAGCTGGAAACTCAGACAGGACCAGCATTGGATACAAACTTGAATTATTGCAGCCACAATTGAGTCTTTTGTgtgcaaaaataaatcaatttcctTGCCCAACGGCCAAGCATAGGTATAACcagaattacaataatttttattatttttgccaGTGAATTCAGCTTAATTTTATCCGTTGCCACAATTGGTTTCTGAGAAAACGCTTTTATAGATTGACTAACTGTCTATCTAGTTGACGAATTGGAGACCAAGTAAATTGCAATACACCTTTTTACTGAACTTTGAAGTGTGAGAGTAGTATATAAGATACCAGTAGTCATATGTTATGTTGATGAAAGTTTAACTAGGatcataattttgaaaaaattttcttgactGCTGTTGAGAATGGGAAGGATAAGAAATCATGGGTGTTCGTTGCTTGTACTCCTCTTCTGCAGAACTGAGGATGGCTGGCCATGCACCTTCGAAACATCttagattaaattttcattgatgCAAATTGACCGGAACACTCATGATTTCTTATCCTTCCCTAGGATCGtattgtgaataaaatatggTATTTTGATTCCAGGTTATGCCAAGCAGAGATTGCAAAAAGAACCGCACATTTGGCCAGAAGCTTGGTATTATTACAATCAAACgggaaaaattcaacttccAAGATTCTAGCACATTTGGTTACACAGTTACCCCTACCGGAAGACTATGCTCAGCAAGAGCTACGTCACATTGTAAATTTGTATGTTAATGAGATAGGAGCCCGTTAGGTTATAAAAATGACGTTTGTATGgtatagtatgtatattttctttttcaaacctGTTTAAAGGTAATTTTCCGTTGTATTTAAATAAGGATCCAAGATCGATGTGAAATTAGCTATTTCGTGGTTGAAACTTAGGTAGAACGGTTTTATTTTCTGGAAAGATCCTGAACTTTCTGGTGTTTCACGTTTTCAgccaattttgttttctcatatGTCTCCGTTTTCTTTCTGTGTTTCACCCGATAATTTATGTGTatgtaaaatcaattttcctgaCGTTTCTGATCActctaaaaatataaaatgtagCACTTAATAAGTATAGTGAAtctattttcataaattttccatttcaatttatattacgACGATTTCACACGTTTCTAAACAGCAAACTGTATCTTGATAGCAGTATAGCATAAACTACAAGCGCTTGAATACGAATACCTTGTTCTTACTTGGGTATGATAGATAATCTGATAAAATTAGCTCAACTTTATAATCATGTAAATCTAAGTAAGATTACTGAATCAATAGACGCATTCAAGGtgtgaaagaaaacaaacattcCTCGCTAATTAAACACGTACAATGAACAGATAATTCTTAGTAATTCATCTACTTATAGTGCGACAATGAGCATAGCTCTATTGTATCTGAAACGAATTAGTCAACTATTCATTTTCTTACATTTAGAAATAGGATTGgctattattttaatttcattttttttcattatcgttAAATTTTGTGAACCATAGATTTTCCATTCTTTCCCACCTTTCGTGTAccaaaatttcatgttttcatAATCCTAGCATAGATATAACATCAtcttaattatattttaattcgttttgatagattatcattttcatttaaagtTAACTAGTTATTAAGGTAAATcataattgaatttataaaatataaatgtacCTTGCTTTCAACATCCCTAGTACTTCAGTATTTCACCAAATTAGTAACCTATGTCAAGGTGAATAGATTATTAAATAACGCGTCCATAACTTTGAATTATAATCGATTGTATCAGTTACATTTTTCCGTACTGATATGTATAACAAAATAACTTATCCACCATCTAATGAAATTTAGTAATAATTAGCATCGTAacctgaaaatcatttcaattaaGAATACCTGAATTCCGTAATATATGGTAAAAATTGTAACTGACGAATAAACAAGATCATGCACAGTATCCAGTAaggaattaattttatcagcgaaatgatgaaataattcaaacttGAGACAAAATGTATACTTATGATATTTCCACATACCTGCAATTCCTTTAATACTAAAATGTCTAAACTGTAGGATAAGCTGGTTTACTACTCTCGGTTTCCTatagaatttttaatactAACTTGTTGTTGCATGCTTGTTAAACAGTCCAGCTTCAGTAACTCGCCactaatatttaataaaaatgttactAAATAATTGGTAAAAGTACAAATTTGTGTTTCATAGTAAACgtgaatttatttctcaagGCCAATTTAGGTTTACACTCATCACATCTAAAGCAACAATATCAACTTCACTTTTCAGTATTTCACAAACACTTGGCTTTGTTCTGCCAAAGTCTCCATGTACAAATTCCTTTACATAAGTTCCGGCTTGCGTCGTCAGATCCAGTATAAACAGATCAATCTCAGAATCTGGTTCTTGGTTTAACAATTTATGATCTAGTGCAAAGTGGTTGGCCATCTCTGAATCGTGATTGTCGCACATGAGAACCTGCATTTCGTAAGAACTAATCCAGGTAGCTTTTAACGAATGAATTGTCCGTGGACGAGTTGCAAGAGGTCGGCGATGTAAGACTCTGATGGGAGTTTTCTGAGTGATTTCTAAATTGCTTATATTATTTATGAGATCTAGACTCGGCAGTGGTCGAGATCGACACAAACAAAGAGCTCtgtatgtttttgtttttgtgtcCTCACCTTCTTTCAGTGTCTTCAATTGGTCTCTGCgaaaagtaattaattttgtagcaCACAATAAACGACACATTTACTAACATGTTGCAAATAGTTTATGTAATGACAATAGTTAACTGTGCAAAGTAAATAGTGAGTGCAacagtttttcaaacaaaaatgcaGAATAAAAATGCAGAATGAATGTTTAATAgattaaatatttactttgAAATTACTTGAAGATTATCAACAATATGAACCAATTTTGTAGATCCATTTATTTCTTCCGTTAGCTGCTTCAAACGAGCTTCTGTAAACTTAGTTACTCTAGGGTTCTGTAGTTCAACAGCAAATGGCCTCCCTGAATGTAGTGTTCGTACATCTACATCTTCTCTACCAGAAGATAAAAACTTCATAGCtgttaaaatgaaaaagttcagaattcaaaattcataatcactgttataaatttttaataaagaaaatatataatttttaagttacatgttacagtcaaaaaattttgaaactataaatttgCTCACAATCAGCCTTGACAAATTTGAGAATCCGATCACAGAGCAGTTCTTGAACTGATGtttccatctttttttcaCCGCCGATGAACCATGGCGTTTGACTCAGTTCTCTTGAATACTTGGTATATCTTCCTGTATTAACAAATAACGTTTCACATGCATTACTTCATTCGTATTGTACTATGTCAGATTTGGAGGCATTTTATGATCTCAAGCACCAGAAGTCTTTTTAGTTTATAAGATGATTACCTCCAATGAAAAAACTTGCATGTGTACAGGTGACTAAGTCTATAGAAGCTTTTGATGTAGGATAAGTCGGAGGGCAAGGATAGTGTTCAACAAACTGATCATCTGTAGTACTAATCATTGCAGTTTCAACGCTTTTTCGACTGAATACACCATTGCTGAATTTTCTCCTTTGTTGGGAACGTTGTTTGAAAGTATCTCCACACATTGTTAATCTGGAAGAAGAGAATCGGAATTGAAGTCTTGGTTATAAGAAAAAGTATCGTGACGTGTACATTTATCATACGTACAAGACCTTGCATTCATCCTCGTCTTGGGAATACACCAGAAATACATCTACGACAAAAGGGCACGTAGATGAAATAGGGAGACCCGTTTTGGCAgtcagattttcaattttgggaAAGGCGATCCATTTCCAAACTTCTTTTATAGGGGGTACCGTTCTTTTTAGAGCAGCAATAACTTCGTCaggaaattcaaacttttgaGATAAATTTATCTGCAATGAACGCTCCCTGAGCTGCACAGCTATAGGTATCGTCAAGGCACATGTGAAGGTGTTGCAATCATATTCGTGTTTATTGATTTCAGATGCGATctaaatatagatatatgaaattatcattttaattCTCCGGTAATCATCCGCAAATATGTGACATGATTAATATGTGGTACGAGATCTAAAATGTTCcgataagaaaaaacattcttatatatttcaattttttctataaaatttgtactctaaaaaaattgcagaactAAGGCATtgaatatcaataattattatacatctcTGTCACTCTTTACTCCTGTAGTTGTGTTCAGCATCattataatgcgatatattGCCTTTTCATTGGAGAGtatcaggaatttttttactcatcgCTTATAAAAAGCATTGCCCGGAGTCAACTAAAATATTCTTGTGACATTtctacaattattttattgatctTGCTTGAAAGTGGGACACTGTATACCAGAACTGTTTAATACTCTGAGGTCAATTTCAACAATAACTACATATTCATCACGCAAAATAAACTAGATTATTTTGGAGTCGCTAACACCACCAGTTGCTATACCTTTTCTATAGCGACTGTAATCGCATCATCATCAAGTATCCCCAGACAAGCCGTGCatccattctttttttttacttcggaGACAAGCTCTGAAACCAAGTCGTCCGTGTAGCCAAGctgaaaattcaacatttttattaacCAATTTGACACAGTGGCTTAGTATACTTTCGTAAAACATCCAATCAACAATTAAGTAATTCAAGATACGAGTATAAACAGGCAAACATGGAACAGATTTGAATTCAGTGTTTTACTTGCTATATCATTCGTAATTCACTTTTTTGTCAcgagtgtaaaaataaagactTTGATACTCTCTTATATTCAATGAACAAATTAGGTGATTGCAAAACGACTTAAGTATACAAAATCTAATACTCGTCTAACAAATGTTCTAATATTACTGTAAGAACTGGCATTCGTGTgctcataaaaataatttcactgtAAAAGTTGAAAGTTCCGAAATAAACGTACTTCATCCAAGTGCAAGGAATTAAGGAAATGAAGTTTGCATTGATCTGGATGCTGTTGGGTGTTTACAATCGTAATGCAATAGGATGTTTTACGGTGTCAATAGACATGCACTTATAtcgtattttcaatttgattttacaTGTTACCGTGACAGAGCTTTGCACAGGATTTTCGTACAACGTGGGACTCCGAACCCCGGACAAACGTAGACAGCATCTAACACAACAGCCGATAGTCAATAAATATTCGTAAATTAATCGTTCCTTGTTGACGgaaatcgacattttttttaggtgTTAATTCGTGCTCCTCTTAAAAAACGtgctttacttcaagtttaaTTCATCGCATCGGCCACTTTGGCCACGTGACGGCGACGCTGCGTCATCGACGGTGCGGCTAATGGAGAAGAGCCGTCATCGTTGGTTGTCGGTTGGTTACAGTTGGTTACGAGTGGATTCGGAGGCACGATTGGGTCAATCGGCGAACAcctacgttacgttacgtttaCGTTATACGCGTTCTCCGCACTGCATCATATTCGACTGAACAAAGGTGAATTAAAATTGTGTCATGAAACGATTACTACctagcatttttatttttcgaagaaTCTAGTGTTCTCGACAGAACTAgaatgatcaatttttatctatttgCCAGTGCAAGGCGTGAGGTTTTCTCTCTGCTGGGACGACAAAATACGGAATAGATAGCCACAGTTGACAGTTGCTAGTTTGTGGTTAGCCTGTCTGTCACCGTCAGTACTTATCTATTGTTTTAATCTTTGTGTACTTTGCCTAAGTAGCTGACGATTTCTTCCCAACGTTTTCTctttactattatttattcTTGGAATAGAAATCGGGCTATACGAGTTCCGGAACGACGGTATTCCATGATACGAATCATTTTA
The genomic region above belongs to Diprion similis isolate iyDipSimi1 chromosome 8, iyDipSimi1.1, whole genome shotgun sequence and contains:
- the LOC124409865 gene encoding tRNA pseudouridine synthase Pus10, translated to MSISVNKERLIYEYLLTIGCCVRCCLRLSGVRSPTLYENPVQSSVTLGYTDDLVSELVSEVKKKNGCTACLGILDDDAITVAIEKIASEINKHEYDCNTFTCALTIPIAVQLRERSLQINLSQKFEFPDEVIAALKRTVPPIKEVWKWIAFPKIENLTAKTGLPISSTCPFVVDVFLVYSQDEDECKVLLTMCGDTFKQRSQQRRKFSNGVFSRKSVETAMISTTDDQFVEHYPCPPTYPTSKASIDLVTCTHASFFIGGRYTKYSRELSQTPWFIGGEKKMETSVQELLCDRILKFVKADSMKFLSSGREDVDVRTLHSGRPFAVELQNPRVTKFTEARLKQLTEEINGSTKLVHIVDNLQVISKDQLKTLKEGEDTKTKTYRALCLCRSRPLPSLDLINNISNLEITQKTPIRVLHRRPLATRPRTIHSLKATWISSYEMQVLMCDNHDSEMANHFALDHKLLNQEPDSEIDLFILDLTTQAGTYVKEFVHGDFGRTKPSVCEILKSEVDIVALDVMSVNLNWP